One Serinicoccus chungangensis genomic window carries:
- a CDS encoding helix-turn-helix domain-containing protein produces MADERQFAEMTFMTVAEVAAVMRVSKMTVYRLVHSGELPAVRVGRSFRVPEKAVHAYLEESYHGTA; encoded by the coding sequence ATGGCAGATGAGCGCCAGTTCGCTGAGATGACGTTCATGACCGTGGCCGAGGTGGCTGCCGTCATGCGTGTGTCGAAGATGACCGTGTACCGGCTGGTGCACTCGGGCGAGTTGCCCGCGGTGCGGGTCGGCCGGTCCTTCCGGGTACCCGAGAAGGCGGTCCACGCCTACCTGGAGGAGTCCTACCACGGCACCGCGTGA